A stretch of the Gossypium hirsutum isolate 1008001.06 chromosome D07, Gossypium_hirsutum_v2.1, whole genome shotgun sequence genome encodes the following:
- the LOC121219037 gene encoding uncharacterized protein: MLARRLVSFFKNSPSSKLSSNGTSVNDEKNKSFAGTAVSFILITVTGGVALSALDDLAIYHGCSRKAMEKAGKNQAIINTIGEPIKKGPWYNASLAVAHKRHSVSCTFPVSGPQGNGVLQLKAVRNGDDNWYSYVLPRDWEILIMEALLYVPGNEEKQQTLRISLLENAPSPACVACTECKPQQSENQEKK; this comes from the exons ATGTTGGCCAGAAGGTTGGTTTCTTTCTTCAAGAATTCTCCCTCTTCCAAGCTTTCCAG CAATGGAACTTCTGTGAATGACGAAAAGAACAAGTCGTTTGCTGGGACAGCGGTTTCTTTTATCTTGATTACCGTAACCGGCGGTGTTGCTTTGAGTGCTCTTGATGACCTTGCCATCTACCATGGCTGTAGCAG AAAGGCAATGGAGAAAGCTGGTAAGAATCAAGCAATTATAAATACTATTGGGGAACCGATTAAGAAGGGACCATGGTACAATGCTTCTCTTGCTGTAGCTCACAAGAGGCATTCTGTATCTTGCACATTCCCTGTATCTGGACCACAAGGCAATGGAGTATTACAATTGAAGGCAGTTCGTAATGGAG ATGATAATTGGTATTCATATGTCCTACCTCGGGACTGGGAGATCCTAATAATGGAAGCCCTCCTATATGTCCCGGGGAATGAAGAGAAGCAGCAAACATTACGGATTAGTCTCCTCGAAAATGCACCTTCTCCGGCTTGCGTAGCATGCACTGAATGCAAGCCTCAACAATCTGAGAATCAAGAGAAGAAATAG